GCCCCTGGACCAGCCTGGATTTTCCCGGCACCCGCCCGCGCCACTTTGCGCCGCTGCATATCGATACGCTCCCGGGGGACCAGCGGATATTACATTGAGGCTCGCCAAAGGGCCTGTAATTGGCTTATAGTCCTTGGCTAGAAAAAAAGCTTGGTTTCGGGTCATTAATTCAAGGGGTTGTTTGCATGGTTTCGTTGCCACACTGGTCTGTGACAGCTGCCCGTGTAGTGGGCGCTTGTGTAATTTTTTCCTTGTTAGCAGGGTGTGCCGGTTCCCAATCCCGCCACGGTGTAGAGCCCCCGGACGACTACTTTGCCATGTCGCTTCCCGGGCTTAAAAATGGCCAGAACGCGCAAATGTCGTCCGTCGACAATCCCCTGAACTCGCTAAGCAGTGTCCAGACCCCTCCACCAATGATGATCAAGAACGCGCTGCTCGCCCAGCACGAGCGATGGTCCGGCACCCCTTACCGGATCGGCGGCACCACCCAGCGCGGGGTGGACTGCTCCGGCTTCGTTCGAAACATTTACCGCGATGCGTTCAACCGGGATCTGCCAAGATCCACCACCGATCAGGTCCACGAGGGACGCTTGATCGACCGCCAGGAGCTTCAGGCGGGCGATCTGGTCTTCTTCCGACCCCCCGGCCCCTACAACCACGTCGGCATCTACATGGGGGACGGCTACTTCATGCACGCCTCCTCCTCCCAGGGCGTGATCATTTCGAGCATGCAAAACAGCTACTGGCAGCGCTACTACTGGCAGTCGCGCCGCGCGCTGGAGCCCACGCACCTGGCAAGCCTGGGCGGTTTCTAATTCTTACGGGGATGGATGAAGCGGTGGCCAGCGGCCGGGCGTTTTCGTCGATGGACGTGCCATGATCGAGGCTAAAACCCGTGCCTGGTGGCGCGCCACGGCGGCGCTCTGCCTGGGCTCCTTTCTCGTCTTCATCAATCTTTACGTGCCCCAGCCGCTGCTGCCGGCGCTCAAGACGACGTTTGAGGTCTCCACCCTCGGCGTAAGCCTTCTGATGTCCGCCGCGACTCTGTCGTTGGCGTTTGCGCTCTTGATTTTTGGGCCGCTGTCGGACGCGATCGGCCGCGAGACGATCATGCGCGTGACGCTGGTAGCCGCCGGCGCGCTGTCGCTGCTGCTGGCCGCGGCGCCCAATTTCGAGACGCTACTGCTACTAAGGCTCATTCAAGGCTTCGTGCTCGGCGGGCTGCCGGCGGTGGCCATCGCCTGGATGGGTGACGAGTTCGACAAGCCGGCGCTTTTGAGCGCCGTGGGGCTCTATATCGGCGCCAACTCCTTGGGCGGCATCAGCGGGCGCGTGGTCGGCGGCTTCGCCGCGACGCTTGGCGGCGAGGCCGCGGCGTTTTTGACGGTCGGGACGATGACGCTACTGGGCTGTCTGCTTTTTTGGCGGCTGTTACCCAATAGCAAGGCATTCGTGCCCAAGCCCTTCGAGCTTCGCCAGGCGCTGCGGGATTTGGCCGGCCATCTTCGCACGCCGGTGCTGCTGGCCGCCTACGTGCTGGGAGGGCTCAACTTTCTTATATTCATCAACCAGTACAGCTACATCACCTTTCGCTTGGCGGCGCCACCTTATCAGCTCGCCGCCGGCGCCCTGGGGCTGATCTTTCTGACCTATCTCGGCGGCACCTTCGGCTCGACGGTATCGGGGCGGCTGGCGCAGCGCTTTTCGCCGGCACGTTGCATGGGCGCGGGTATTCTCATTTTGATGCTGGGCACCGGAGTGACGCTCTTATCGCCGCTGTGGCTAGTGATGCTGGGGCTATTGATCAACGCCTTTGGCTTTTTTCTTTGCCACTCGCTGGCCTCGGGCTGGGTAGGGCGCTACGCTCAGGGCGCGCGCGGCAGCGCCTCGGCGCTCTATCTGGTGTTTTACTACCTGGGGGCGAGCGTCGGCGGGTTCTGGCTCGAGCCGTTTTGGCGCTGGGCGCAGTGGTCGGGCGTGGCGGTTGGCTCCTGGCTGCTGCTGGGCGTTACCTTTTTCATTGCGCTTGGCCTTTACCGGTTCGAGCGACGCGAAAACCAGCGATAGAGAGACCTGTATGCAGCGAGTAACGCTCACTCTGGACGACGACCTGGTCAGGGACGTGGATGCGCTCATGCATGCACGGGGCTACCAGAACCGCTCCGAGGCGATTCGCGATCTAGCGCGAAGCGGGCTCAACCGGCTCAAGGCCGAGGCGACGCCGGAGGCGACCTATATGGGCGCGCTCGTCTATGTCTATGATCACGGCGCTCGCGAGCTTTCTAAGCGCCTGACGCGCCACTCCCACGACCATCATGATCTGACGCTCTCGACGCTTCACGTGCATATCAATGCCGACAGCTGCCTGGAAGTGGCGCTCTTGAAAGGCAGCGGCCAGGCGCTGCAGCAGTTTTCCGACGAAGTGACCTCGTCGCGCAGTGTGCGCCACGGCCAGCTGGTGCTGATTCCGGAAGTCTGAGCAAGTAGCTTTGAGTAGACGCAAAAAGGGCGGCCCGAGGGCCGCCCTTTACACTGTCGAGTCAGGTGGGAAGAGCTTAGTGCTCGACGCCGCCTTCGCCGTGTACATGACCGTGCTCGACTTCTTCCTGGCTTGCTTCGCGGACGTTGGCGATTTCAACGTCGAAGTTCAGGTGCTGGCCGGCCAGCGGGTGGTTGCCGTCGACAACGACCGTGTCACCCTCGACCTGCTTGACGGTGACCATCAGCGGGCCGCCTTCGGTCTGGGCCTGGAACTGCATGCCCGGCTCGACGCTTTCGACGCCCTGGAAGGCATCACGCGGCACTTCCTGCATCAGCTGCTCTTGAACTTCGCCATAACCTTCTTCCGGAGTTACCTTGACGTTCAGCTTCTCGCCTTCATTACGACCTTCGAGCTCTTTTTCGAGGCCCGGAATGATGTTGCCAGCGCCGTGCAGATAGGTCAGCGGCTCGCGGCCTTCAGAACTGTCTAGCACTTCACCTGCATCGTTGGTCAGGGTGTAGTGGAACGCGACAACCGAGTTCTGCGCAATTTGCATTGAATAACCTTTCGGTGAGTGCATGTACCGTAATGGTAACGTGTGTGAGCCCGCTTGTCAGGGGGCGCGAAGCGGTTTTTCGACCTCTCGAACAATGATCGGTATTGCGTGTCAAACAGCCCGGCGATACTCTAAGCCTCACTTTTTCGCGCTTCTTCAAACCGTTTTTCCGGGAGCTTTTATGACCACCGTCATGATTTTATGGGTTATTGCTTTTGTTCTGATTGCCTATTTCGCCTACAAGGGGTGGGACAACGGCGTCAGCGAAGGGCTGGATAAGGTACTGCCTGCCGCCTTGAAAAGCCGTGGCGAGAGCCGCTACGTCTGGATCATCGCGCTGGCCGTGCTGGGTGCGACCGCGCTGATCAACCCGGTCGAGATTCTGCTGGTCGCCATCTTGCTCGCGCTGATCGGTTTGGCCGTGGTGAAGCTCGCCAACTGGGCGAGCGGTCTGTCGCACTAATCTCGGCACGTCACATCGATTCCGGCGCAGGATTAAAGCGCCCATGCTAAAAGCCCGGCCATTGGCCGGGCTTTTGCTGTTCAGTACATACGCTGGAGAAGCGCTTAGTAGGGCGCCACGCTCAGATTGCCACCGCTACCGATCAGGCGCACTCGCTGGCCGGCCTGGAATTGGCGGTCGGCGCGCTGAACTACCACGACATCGCTGCCATCATCGCGGCGAATTTCCATTTCCAGTGCCCTGACGCGGTTGGCGCGATCCTCGATGGAGCTGCCGGCCACGGAACCCCCCAGCGCACCCGCGACGGTCGCCAATTGACGGCCGCTGCCGCCACCGACCTGGCTTCCCAGAAGGCCACCGATGATGGCGCCGCCACCGGTGCCCAGAAGGCCTCCCGCACGGCTGTCGGCCTGAATCTGAACCGGGCGAATGGCGACGATGGTGCCGTAGCTCACGCTCTGGCCGGTCTGGGCCTGGTTACCGCGGTAGACGTCGCCGGAGTAGGGGGCGGTGTTCGCACAGCCGGCCAGGGTCAAAAGACTCAGGGCGGCAACGGGTAAAAGTCGTTTCATGTAAAACCTCCAGTTCTCTCAGCGCGAGCGGCTGCTTTGAGTGTCACGGTTATCAAACGCTGTTCGTTAAAAATAACCAAAGTTACACGCTTTGACTACCCAAGGGTCAAAAAGGTCACTGAACTTTAAAAAGGTCACATTTGGCGCTTGAGTGGGCAAATCGAGCAAACAGTGTGCAGAGGCCGTGCACGCGGGCGGCGAACCTCATACGTTCGACACGACGCTTCGAGCGCGGCGACGCGTTGAGACTTTAGTTAACGCCGGCGTTTTGTGCAAGAGCTGTACAAGGGGCTTGAACGAAAGCGGCGCGCCGTGGGTGGGGGCGAGCGCGCCGCTGGGTAAGCGCCTTAGAACTGATTCATGGTGTTGTCCTTGCCTCCGGCCTTGAGCGCCGCGTCACCGTGGAAGAACTCCTTGTGGTCGTCGCCGATGTTCGAGCCGGCCATGTCCTGATGCTTGACCGTGGCGATCCCCTGGCGAATCTCCTGGCGCTGGACGCCGGCCACGTAGGCGAGCATGCCTTCCTCGCCGAAGTAGCCCTTCGCCAGATTGTCGGTGGAGAGCGCCGCCGTGTGGTAGGTGGGCAGGGTGATCAGGTGGTGGAACACGTGGGCGTCCTTCGCGGCACTGCGCTGGAAGTCGCGGGTCCAGTCGTCGGCAAGCCTGCCAAGCTCGGTGGCGTCATACTCGGCGCTCATCAGCTTGTCGCGCTCATAGGCCGATACGTCCTTGCCCTCTTTCTGCCAGGCGTCGAACACCTGCTGGCGGAAGTTGAGCGTCCAGTTGAACGACGGCGAGTTGTTGTAGACGAGCTTGGCGTCCGGCACCACCTCGCGGATACGGTCGACCATGGCTGCGATCTGGCCAACGTGGGGCTTCTCGGTTTCGATCCACAGAAGATCGGCGCCGTTTTGCAGGCTGGTGATGCAGTCGAGCACCACGCGATCCTCGCCGCTGCCGGGCTTGAACTGGTAAAGCCCTGAGGCCAGGCGCTTGGGTTTGACCAGCTTGCCGTTTTGTTTGATGACCACGTCGCCGTTCTGGATCTCCTCGGCGCTCGCGATCTCCTCGCCGTCGAGAAAGGCGTTGTACCGATCGCCCAGATCATTGGGTGCGTGGGTCACGGCGATCTTTTGCGTCAGGCCTGCGCCGAGCGAGTCGGTGCGGGCAACGATCACGCCATCGTCCACCCCAAGTTCCAAAAACGCGTAGCGAACGGCGTTGATCTTGGCGAGGAAATCCTCGTGGGGCACGGTGACCTTGCCATCCTGATGGCCACACTGCTTCTCGTCGGAGACCTGGTTTTCCAGCTGGATACAGCAGGCGCCAGCGAGGATGAACTTCTTCGCCAGCAGGTAGGTGGCCTCGGCGTTGCCAAAGCCGGCATCGATATCGGCGATGATCGGCACGATGTGGGTTTCGTGCTCGTCGATCTGGCGGGTCAGCGTTTCGATTTGACCGCGATCATCGGCCGCTTTGGCGTCGTCGAGCCGGCGAAACAGGTGGTTGAGCTCCCAGGCGTCGGCCTGCTTCAAAAAGGTGTAGAGCTCCTCGATCAGCGCGGCCACGGAGGTCTTTTCGTGCATCGACTGATCCGGCAGCGGCCCAAACTCGGAGCGCAGCGCAGCGACCATCCAGCCGGACAGGTACAGATAGCGGCGTTTGGTGGAGCCGAAGTGCTTCTTGATCGCGATCATCTTCTGCTGGCCGATGAAGCCGTGCCAGCAGCCCAGCGATTGGGTGTACTGGGCGTGGTCCTGATCGAACGCCGCCATGTCGGCGCGCATGATGGACGCGGTGTAGCGGGCGATGTCGAGCCCTGTATGAAAGCGGTTCTGGGCACGCATTCGCGCGGCGTACTCGGGCTTGATGGCGTTCCACTTGCCGCCCTGGGCTTCCTTGAGTTGAGCCATTGCCTTGATGTCGTCGAGAAGTCCTGTCATGTCGCACTCTCCGGTCATGTTCGCAGTCGGCCCCTGGGCCGCGTTTCCCGCGCCAGTCGGGGCGGGTGTGTCTTTACTATCGACAAGGTGGTGCAGCGCAGCAATTGACACTTCGGGGCAGACGTCGTCGTAGTTAAACGACACGGCATTACGCGAACGGCGCGACTGGGTCGTTTTTTTTCACCAACCATAAAAAAAGCGCCGCTGGGAGGCGGCGCTTTGAGCGTGACGGTTTTGAAATCGACGCTACTCGTCGTCGTCATCCATGAAGGCAAGGCTACCCGCGTTGACCAGGTAGGTGAGCACCGCCGCGGCGCCGTCGAGCTCGAGAACATCGGCGTACAGCGGGGCCGGGTCCGCGATGCGCCGCGCCAAGGGCTCGGTACAGGGCAGGCCGTCGCCGTCGGCGAATAGCGTGGTCACCCCGGCCTCGGTGCGCCAGGCGATGCGCGAGCCGGGCATGTGGAAAAGCGGCTCGCCGGCGTGTAGTTGCGCGACAAGGTCTTCTTCGTCAAGCGGCTCCTCCAGCGGCATGACCTGGTCCATATACTTTGGTTGAGTCATCGCCCGGCCGAACCACTGGGCGAGCTCTTTGGGCTGGTCCAGCGTCGAGAGGATGAAGTGGCGCATCCGCTCGATGGCGGCGTCGTCGAGTTCGCCGGTATGCTCCACAGGCGCCATGCCGGCGTCGCTGTAGCGTTTCGAGCCGGGCAGCTGCTCGCCCAGATAGTCGGCGAAAGAGGTGATCGCCTCGTCCGCAGAGAGCGCGCGAAAGCCGACCGAATACGTCATGCAGTTGTCGGTCTGGCTTACGCCGTGGTGCGCCCAGCCCGGCGGCAGGTAGAGCATGTCGCCCGGGTTCAGCGTCCAGTCGGAGTCCGGCTCGATGTCGAAGGTCTCGAGAATCTTGAGATCGATGCCCTGGATGATCGGCGCGTCGTCCGCCTGCGGCCCACCCAGCTGCCAGCGGCGCTGGCCGCGCCCCTGGAGCAGGAACACGTCGTACTGGTCGACGTGGGGACCGACGCTTCCGCCGGGCGGGGCGTAGCTCACCATGATGTCGTCCAGACGCCAGCCGGGCAGAAAGTCGAACTCCTTCATCAGCGCGGCAACGCCGGGTACGTAGTGATCCACCGCCTGAACCAGCAGGCTCCAGTGGCTTGCCGGCAGGCGCTCGAAGGTGGCGTCATCGAAGGGCCCGGCGCTCACCTGCCAGGGCCCGTCGGGGCCGTTCTCCTCGACCAGCCGCGCCTCGACGCCCGGCTCGCAGGCAAGGCCTGCCAGCTCGTCCGGATCCAGCGGGCTGACGAAATCCGGGATCGCACCACGAATCAGCAGCGGCTTCTGCTGCCAGTAGTTTTTCAAAAACTCGTCGGGCGTCAGATCGCCCAGCAGGGTCAGCGGCTCGTTGCGGTGGCTCATGGCGATATCCTTGGTGAACGGGTGGTTGAGCGGCGCGCCTTACAGCGCATCCAGGCGCTCGGGCAGCGCTTGCGCCTGGGCACGGGCGTTGCCGATGTAGCTTGCCGGCGACAGCGCCTTCAGCTCCTGTTTGACCTCGGCGGGTAGTTCCAGCGTGTCGATGAACGCGGCAAAGCCTGCCTGATCGATACGCTTGCCGCGGGTCAGCTCCTTGAGCTTTTCGTAGGGCTTTTCGATTCCGTAGCGGCGCATGACGGTCTGGATCGGCTCGGCGAGCACTTCCCAGCTGTTGTCCAGATCCTCGGCCAGGCGCGTCGGGTTGGCCTCGAGCTTGCCGATGCCCTTGAGGCTCGCGTGGTAGCCAATCAGCGCGTAGGCCAGGCCCACGCCGAGGTTTCGAAGCACCGTGGAGTCGGTCAAATCACGCTGCCAGCGCGAGATCGGAAGCTTCTGGGCCAGGTGGTTGAGCACCGCGTTGGCCAAGCCCAGGTTGCCCTCGGAGTTCTCGAAGTCGATCGGGTTGACCTTGTGCGGCATGGTGGAGGAGCCGATTTCGCCTTCCACGGTGCGCTGCTTGAAGTAGCCAAGCGAAATGTAGCCCCAGACGTCACGGTCGAAGTCGATCAAAATGGTGTTGAAGCGGGCGATCGCGTCGAACAGCTCGGCGATGTAGTCGTGCGGCTCGATCTGGGTGGTGTAGGGGTTGAAGCGAAGCCCCAGCCCTTCGACGAACGTGCGCGCGTTGGCTTCCCAGTCGATCTCCGGGTAGGTCGTCAGGTGCGCGTTGTAGTTGCCTACCGCGCCGTTGATCTTGCCCAGCACCTCGACGGCCTCGATCTGCTTGAGCTGGCGCTTCAGGCGGTACGCCACGTTGGCCATCTCCTTGCCCAGGGTCGTCGGGCTTGCGGTCTGGCCGTGGGTGCGCGAGAGCATCGGCTCGCCGGCGTGGGCGATGGCGAGTTTGGCGATCTCGTCCGCCACCTGGTGCAGCGTCGGCAGCATGGCGTTCAGGCCGTCGACCAACATGACGCCGTAGGAGAGGTTGTTGATGTCTTCACTGGTGCAGGCGAAGTGAATGAACTCGGTCACCGCGTGAAGCTCCGCGTTGCCCTCGATCTTCTCCTTGAGGAAGTACTCGACCGCCTTGACGTCGTGGTTGGTGGTGCGCTCGATCTCCTTGATCCGCTCGGCGTCCGCCACCGAGAACTCGCGGATCAGCGTTTCAAGAAACGCGGTGGCTTCACTCGAGAGCGGGCTGACCTCGGCGATGCCCTCGTGTTCGGCCAGGCGCTGCAGCCAGCGCACCTCGACGATCACGCGGGCGCGGATCAGGCCGAATTCGCTGAAGTGTTCCCTGAGCGCGGCAGCCTTGTCGGCGTAGCGGCCATCGACGGGGGAGAGGGCGGTCAAAGCGGTGAGTTGCATGGCAAGATTTCCAAAAATAACGGGGGATCGTGAGGGCCAAAGGCCTAATTGAAACTATCGAGGGCGCGACGCAGCGCCTTGCGCTGAAACACCAGCTTCCAGCGCCGCCCACCCTGCTGGTGCCACAAGAGCGCAAAGCGAATGCCGCTCATCAGGCATGCTCGTACGCGCTCGGGCATCATGCGGGTCTGTAAAAGCGACGGGTCGCCCTGAACGACGATGCGCGTTTTGAACGTCGAAAGCGTCTGTTGATAGGCTTCGCCCAGGCTTGCGATCACGTTTTCGTGGGTCGGGCCGAAGTGCTCCGCCTGATGCTGGGCGTGGGCGAGCTTCTCGCCCAGGGCGTCCATCATCGCGGTGTCGCTGCGCAGCTTGTTCATCAGCATCAACATGGAGAAGCCGTAGCGCAGCACCACCGGGTTGGCCTGCTTGCGCCCGGAAAGCGCCTCGAGCGTCTCGAGGCCGCGGCGCAGATTGTTGGGATGGCCACCGTAGATCGCCTCGAAGCTGGCCGGATTGGTGTCGAGCGTAGCGTGGATCAGCGTCTCCCAGGCGCGGGTGTCGACCTGCCCGGTGCGGGCCAGCTCGTCGACCAGACTCGCCGCCTGGAAAACGCCGGCCAACGCCAGCGTCTGGCGCGCGGAGGGGGAGTCCGGGGCGCGATGAATCGGTGTGGTCGAGCTCATGCGGCGACCTCGGCAACGTTCCAGGTCGCGCTGATCACACCGCCCCCCAGGCAAACGTCCCCGTCGTAGAGCACCAGCGACTGGCCCGGGGTGACCGCCCACTGCGGGTCGTCGAAAACGACCTCGACGCTGCCATCGGGGCGGCTGCGAACGGCGCAGGGGCAGTCGCTTTGGCGGTAGCGCGTTTTCGCGGTGAAGCGGCCCTCGGCGACCGGCGCTTGACCGGCGACCCAGTCCATCGCCTCGGTACAGAGCGCGTTGGTATAAAGGTGCTCGTCGGTTTTGCCCTGGACGACCTGGAGCACGTTGCGCTCGAGATCCTTGCCTGCCACGTACCAGGGGTCCTCGGAGTAGTTGGCCAACCCCCCGATCCCCAAGCCCTGACGC
The window above is part of the Halomonas sp. GD1P12 genome. Proteins encoded here:
- the purB gene encoding adenylosuccinate lyase, which codes for MQLTALTALSPVDGRYADKAAALREHFSEFGLIRARVIVEVRWLQRLAEHEGIAEVSPLSSEATAFLETLIREFSVADAERIKEIERTTNHDVKAVEYFLKEKIEGNAELHAVTEFIHFACTSEDINNLSYGVMLVDGLNAMLPTLHQVADEIAKLAIAHAGEPMLSRTHGQTASPTTLGKEMANVAYRLKRQLKQIEAVEVLGKINGAVGNYNAHLTTYPEIDWEANARTFVEGLGLRFNPYTTQIEPHDYIAELFDAIARFNTILIDFDRDVWGYISLGYFKQRTVEGEIGSSTMPHKVNPIDFENSEGNLGLANAVLNHLAQKLPISRWQRDLTDSTVLRNLGVGLAYALIGYHASLKGIGKLEANPTRLAEDLDNSWEVLAEPIQTVMRRYGIEKPYEKLKELTRGKRIDQAGFAAFIDTLELPAEVKQELKALSPASYIGNARAQAQALPERLDAL
- the hflD gene encoding high frequency lysogenization protein HflD, whose translation is MSSTTPIHRAPDSPSARQTLALAGVFQAASLVDELARTGQVDTRAWETLIHATLDTNPASFEAIYGGHPNNLRRGLETLEALSGRKQANPVVLRYGFSMLMLMNKLRSDTAMMDALGEKLAHAQHQAEHFGPTHENVIASLGEAYQQTLSTFKTRIVVQGDPSLLQTRMMPERVRACLMSGIRFALLWHQQGGRRWKLVFQRKALRRALDSFN
- a CDS encoding glycine zipper 2TM domain-containing protein, giving the protein MKRLLPVAALSLLTLAGCANTAPYSGDVYRGNQAQTGQSVSYGTIVAIRPVQIQADSRAGGLLGTGGGAIIGGLLGSQVGGGSGRQLATVAGALGGSVAGSSIEDRANRVRALEMEIRRDDGSDVVVVQRADRQFQAGQRVRLIGSGGNLSVAPY
- a CDS encoding C40 family peptidase, producing MVSLPHWSVTAARVVGACVIFSLLAGCAGSQSRHGVEPPDDYFAMSLPGLKNGQNAQMSSVDNPLNSLSSVQTPPPMMIKNALLAQHERWSGTPYRIGGTTQRGVDCSGFVRNIYRDAFNRDLPRSTTDQVHEGRLIDRQELQAGDLVFFRPPGPYNHVGIYMGDGYFMHASSSQGVIISSMQNSYWQRYYWQSRRALEPTHLASLGGF
- a CDS encoding MFS transporter encodes the protein MIEAKTRAWWRATAALCLGSFLVFINLYVPQPLLPALKTTFEVSTLGVSLLMSAATLSLAFALLIFGPLSDAIGRETIMRVTLVAAGALSLLLAAAPNFETLLLLRLIQGFVLGGLPAVAIAWMGDEFDKPALLSAVGLYIGANSLGGISGRVVGGFAATLGGEAAAFLTVGTMTLLGCLLFWRLLPNSKAFVPKPFELRQALRDLAGHLRTPVLLAAYVLGGLNFLIFINQYSYITFRLAAPPYQLAAGALGLIFLTYLGGTFGSTVSGRLAQRFSPARCMGAGILILMLGTGVTLLSPLWLVMLGLLINAFGFFLCHSLASGWVGRYAQGARGSASALYLVFYYLGASVGGFWLEPFWRWAQWSGVAVGSWLLLGVTFFIALGLYRFERRENQR
- a CDS encoding FKBP-type peptidyl-prolyl cis-trans isomerase, encoding MQIAQNSVVAFHYTLTNDAGEVLDSSEGREPLTYLHGAGNIIPGLEKELEGRNEGEKLNVKVTPEEGYGEVQEQLMQEVPRDAFQGVESVEPGMQFQAQTEGGPLMVTVKQVEGDTVVVDGNHPLAGQHLNFDVEIANVREASQEEVEHGHVHGEGGVEH
- the nikR gene encoding nickel-responsive transcriptional regulator NikR, whose translation is MQRVTLTLDDDLVRDVDALMHARGYQNRSEAIRDLARSGLNRLKAEATPEATYMGALVYVYDHGARELSKRLTRHSHDHHDLTLSTLHVHINADSCLEVALLKGSGQALQQFSDEVTSSRSVRHGQLVLIPEV
- a CDS encoding isocitrate lyase, giving the protein MTGLLDDIKAMAQLKEAQGGKWNAIKPEYAARMRAQNRFHTGLDIARYTASIMRADMAAFDQDHAQYTQSLGCWHGFIGQQKMIAIKKHFGSTKRRYLYLSGWMVAALRSEFGPLPDQSMHEKTSVAALIEELYTFLKQADAWELNHLFRRLDDAKAADDRGQIETLTRQIDEHETHIVPIIADIDAGFGNAEATYLLAKKFILAGACCIQLENQVSDEKQCGHQDGKVTVPHEDFLAKINAVRYAFLELGVDDGVIVARTDSLGAGLTQKIAVTHAPNDLGDRYNAFLDGEEIASAEEIQNGDVVIKQNGKLVKPKRLASGLYQFKPGSGEDRVVLDCITSLQNGADLLWIETEKPHVGQIAAMVDRIREVVPDAKLVYNNSPSFNWTLNFRQQVFDAWQKEGKDVSAYERDKLMSAEYDATELGRLADDWTRDFQRSAAKDAHVFHHLITLPTYHTAALSTDNLAKGYFGEEGMLAYVAGVQRQEIRQGIATVKHQDMAGSNIGDDHKEFFHGDAALKAGGKDNTMNQF
- a CDS encoding cupin domain-containing protein — encoded protein: MSHRNEPLTLLGDLTPDEFLKNYWQQKPLLIRGAIPDFVSPLDPDELAGLACEPGVEARLVEENGPDGPWQVSAGPFDDATFERLPASHWSLLVQAVDHYVPGVAALMKEFDFLPGWRLDDIMVSYAPPGGSVGPHVDQYDVFLLQGRGQRRWQLGGPQADDAPIIQGIDLKILETFDIEPDSDWTLNPGDMLYLPPGWAHHGVSQTDNCMTYSVGFRALSADEAITSFADYLGEQLPGSKRYSDAGMAPVEHTGELDDAAIERMRHFILSTLDQPKELAQWFGRAMTQPKYMDQVMPLEEPLDEEDLVAQLHAGEPLFHMPGSRIAWRTEAGVTTLFADGDGLPCTEPLARRIADPAPLYADVLELDGAAAVLTYLVNAGSLAFMDDDDE